ATGGTCAAAAACGGGCTCATATTGTACAAGGTGGGAATTTAGGAATTCGGGGAGAACTCGGGATCATGGACAGGTTGGATGTGATGATTGGGATGGATAGTTCCAACGTCCACATTGCGGCACTTCTCAAAAAACCCGTGATTGGAATTTATGGAACCACACACCCTCTTTCTGGATTTGGTCCTTTTGCCCAAGAAGATTCGGGAGTATTACAAGTAGACTTACCATGCAGGCCTTGTTCTATTTATGGAAATACAAAATGTTGGCGTGGGGATCATGCTTGTATGGAACTAATTGACCCACTAGACGTTGTTAGACGAATCCGACTCATCCAAAATGTAAATACACTTTGGTAATTCAATAGACATTCTCAAATCCAACGAGAGAGAATAGGAGACTTTTATGCAACTGCAAACGACTGAGAACAGTTTTCCTAGTTCTTACGACAAAACTGTTTCCATTTTTTTCCATTCCCTACCCCTCATTCTTTTTCTTTTTCTAAACCCCATGCAGATTTTGGCGGAAGAATTTTCTTCTGAATTCCAACCAGTCATTCTCCCTTCTCCCAACAAAGCCGACTACGAAGAACAAATCAAATGCCAAGAGTTGTATTGTAAAAAAATTCCTTATTCGGATGACGGAAAGTATATATCAGAAGTCTGGGAGGAACTGGGGAAAAACGGCGGAAAAGTAGTGGTAGATTTTTTAGATGCACCTCTTTCACTCAGTGAATCTCGTATGGACGATATCACAGAATATTTACGTGAAATTGCAAGACGGGATGGTCATGTCAGTTTAGAACCATTTTATATTGCCACAAGAGGTTTAGGTTTTACTGATGTTCCCATCGTAAAAGACCTCTTTGGTTTGAGTTATAATTTATACAAACGAATTCGTTCTGCTCTTAAATTTGGTAGAATGGGCCACTATAATGCAAAAGTCCTTTACCATCCCACAACGGGAAAAGTTTTACAGGTATTTTTCTTCCATAAAAATTACGGAAATTTATGTAACACAGTGTACTCCACTTGTGATCGCATTGAATATATTGATGATGAACTTTTTGACAAACAACTTTCCCTAAGACTGAGTGAGCCTCATTTGAGAGGAATCGAAGTTAGGTTCAACCAAACTCCCGCCGTCCTCCCTCAAATGAAACTGGATATTGGAAATCTATTAGACACCAATCGTTCGGCCCGTCTTTACAAATGGCTTATTATTGCCAAAAAAACAGATACTAAAACCGTAACTCGAGAAAGGTTTCTCGGCGTAGAACTTGCAATTAAAGTTTTAGACTACACTCTAAGTGCCTATGAAATTGTGGAAGCGGTCCAACTCTATATGCCCGCTCGCACCAAACAGGCAGAAGTTGTTTTTGAAGATACTGAGGAAGGACGTATCCTTAAGTCTGTTGTTTTTTATCCAACTCCGAATCAGGATTAGATTCTAAGTTCCATTTTCGAATCTTTACCATCATCACAAAAATCAAACAAGCAGCGCCTTGCGGACGTAGGAAATAAAAGAGTGGTTGTATTCCATTCGGCGAGAGCTGCGATCGCAAAATCTGTCATTGCATAAAATCAAAAAATAGATCAAAGATATTTGATTTTTTAACTTTCCCTTTCATTGCTTCTATGACTTTGGAATAAACTTCTTCCATCGCATCGACACATTTTTCCATTTCATGTCCTGAAGCAATTTGAATGGAATTTTTAGAAAACTTTGCGTATTCTTCTGGGTTCCGAACAATTTCCAAAGCACCTTGCGCAATTCCTTTGGAATCAAAAGGTTTAGCAATGTATCCGTTTTCGCCGTGACGAATGAGTTCTGGCAATGCGAATGAATCCACTCCCACAGCAGGAAGTCCACAAGCAATGGCTTCTAATACAACAAGGCCTTGGGTTTCCATAGTGGATGCAGTCAAAAATACATCATATTTTGGATACTCCTCGTGTAACACAGCATTGGGGATAAATCCTTTAAAACTCACTGCCTCATGGATGCCTAAATGTTCCGCTTGTCTTTGTAACGAAGGAATGGCTGGACCTTCACCTATGATGGCAAGTGTTGCTTTAGGATAATGTTCATGAATGGCTTTAAAAGCATTGAGTATCACATCACAATTTTTCTCATAAGAGATGCGACCCACATGTAAAAATTTCGGTGCCTCCCCACCAGTATAGTTTTTAGGATTTCCTTGAAACCGTTTCAAATCCATTCCATTGGAAACTACAGTGATAGGGCGAGTGATTCCATATTCGATAAGTTGTTCTTTAATGAGGTGGCTTGGGGAAATAACCACATCACAACGATTATAGATATCATTACATATTTTTAAGATAATTTTTTTGCGTATATTGAAGTTATCAAATTTTACAATTTTATCCAATTCATCAATATTCAGTTTTTTCTTAAATTTATTGGCTTTGAAAAAAAGTTTATCGAGTTTGAACAACCGATAAAAGGAAACATACATTTCCTGTTCTGCCATCAGCGTATGATAAGTGCCAATTGTAGGAATTCCAAATCTCTCAGCGGCATTCACTGCATAAAGCCCGAGGAGTCCTGGGGTATGGATGTGGATGAGGTCGGGTTTAAAATCCTCAATGATTCGTTTGATTTTTCCTGGAGAAGGCAAAACTACTTTGATATCGGGGTAACTTGGCAAATATCCAGAGCGAAATCGGATGACTTGGATGTTGTCTGTCATCCGATCAAAGTCCCCGTCACCATATTTAGGAGCACAAATACAAAACTCGTGCCCACGCAAAGCCAAAAGTTCTGAAAAATTCTTAATCGAAACAGCGACTCCGTCGGTTTTTGGCAAAAAAGTATCGGAAAAATATAAGACTCGCAACTGTTACCTCTTTACAAATTGGAGAAAAGCATTAGTCTCATCCAAAGTTATGTTTTACCGAATCTATCGCTTCTTTCTTGCTTTGTCCATCATTTCCTGTGCCCTTTCTGTTTCCCTTAGCCAACTTTTCTTACTCCTCTCTTTTGTTTTTTTCCTACTTCTGCCAGAAAAACCGAAACTAAAAAGCCAATTGGTAAAAATTCTTTTTTTATTTTATCTTTGGCAAATTGTAACCGTTTTGTATCATTTCTCCGCTTCTGGTTTCGACATTACATCCATCAAACATGCGTTCCGTGATGAGATGAAAGACATCTTTCTTGTTACTGCTTTTATCTCAATCCAAGGGATCAAACCAGAGGATAAAAAATACCTGTATAAAACTTTTTTTATTTTCGCTCTGGTGATCGTCATCACAGGTTTTATCTCCATTTTTTCTATGACAAGGCTTTCCAGACTAATTTCAGATCTGTATAAAACTTCTGCTTCTTGGCCTTACCAACACCATTATGGAAAAATTACTAACATAAACATCTACCTACCTATTGGACTTATGAATACTCACCTCACT
The window above is part of the Leptospira terpstrae serovar Hualin str. LT 11-33 = ATCC 700639 genome. Proteins encoded here:
- a CDS encoding glycosyltransferase, whose product is MRVLYFSDTFLPKTDGVAVSIKNFSELLALRGHEFCICAPKYGDGDFDRMTDNIQVIRFRSGYLPSYPDIKVVLPSPGKIKRIIEDFKPDLIHIHTPGLLGLYAVNAAERFGIPTIGTYHTLMAEQEMYVSFYRLFKLDKLFFKANKFKKKLNIDELDKIVKFDNFNIRKKIILKICNDIYNRCDVVISPSHLIKEQLIEYGITRPITVVSNGMDLKRFQGNPKNYTGGEAPKFLHVGRISYEKNCDVILNAFKAIHEHYPKATLAIIGEGPAIPSLQRQAEHLGIHEAVSFKGFIPNAVLHEEYPKYDVFLTASTMETQGLVVLEAIACGLPAVGVDSFALPELIRHGENGYIAKPFDSKGIAQGALEIVRNPEEYAKFSKNSIQIASGHEMEKCVDAMEEVYSKVIEAMKGKVKKSNIFDLFFDFMQ